A stretch of the Saccharolobus caldissimus genome encodes the following:
- a CDS encoding acyl-CoA synthetase yields the protein MKYEELVKNFSWDEVKNYFDKDFRDKLIRDSSDTAVFRVDSKWDKESLSYSQLKDKAQRLSAFLRHEFKVKKGDVVACLASKKIEQVVYLVSSWILGAIYEPLFTAFGPAAIEMRTRDRKPKVILAQDDQYDKIKDMFDNIITFPGKRGNSVSFDEVISYDRLKREEWEKISYDDPSGLQYTSGTTGRPKGALQNFRTLYSLYVYIKYGIGLREDDVFWTPADPGWAYGLGVGIISPIIFGKTVIFFDKPFSPEDTLKFIEDFKITNFAFVPTAYRMIMGTVKEPKKFNLRITRASSAGEPLNPEVIRWFKENLGFMIKDHYGQTESGMIVYNGWGYEADVKPGSMGLPAPGYQVTVIDGVIAVNKNCEGFYFLGYINDEERTKKVFKGDWYLTGDVAEIDKDGYFWFIGREDEVIKVSGYRVSPFEIESVLIQHPAIMEAAVIGVDDPVKGKIIKAYVVLKPNYKPSDDLANEIINFVREKYSRHAYPREVKFVTSLPKTESGKIQKYKLKELG from the coding sequence ATGAAATATGAAGAATTAGTTAAAAATTTTAGTTGGGATGAGGTAAAAAATTATTTTGACAAGGATTTTAGAGATAAGTTAATAAGGGATAGTAGTGATACAGCAGTATTCAGAGTAGATAGTAAATGGGATAAAGAATCCCTATCATACTCTCAATTAAAAGACAAAGCTCAGAGGCTAAGTGCGTTTTTAAGACATGAATTTAAGGTAAAGAAAGGTGACGTAGTAGCTTGTCTAGCATCTAAGAAAATTGAGCAAGTAGTTTATTTAGTTTCTAGCTGGATATTAGGAGCAATATATGAGCCTTTATTCACGGCTTTCGGCCCTGCTGCAATAGAGATGAGGACTAGAGATAGAAAGCCTAAAGTTATACTAGCACAAGATGATCAATACGATAAAATTAAGGACATGTTCGATAATATAATTACCTTTCCAGGGAAGAGAGGAAATTCCGTATCCTTTGATGAAGTCATATCTTATGATAGGTTAAAGAGAGAAGAATGGGAGAAGATCTCATACGATGATCCATCAGGCTTACAATACACTTCTGGTACTACAGGGAGGCCTAAGGGAGCATTACAGAACTTCAGAACGCTTTATAGCCTATATGTTTACATAAAGTACGGTATTGGTTTAAGAGAAGATGACGTATTCTGGACTCCAGCAGACCCAGGTTGGGCTTATGGTCTCGGAGTAGGTATAATATCTCCTATAATATTCGGGAAAACTGTAATATTTTTCGATAAGCCATTCTCTCCTGAAGATACTCTGAAATTTATTGAGGATTTTAAAATTACTAATTTCGCTTTCGTGCCAACTGCTTATAGGATGATAATGGGAACTGTAAAAGAGCCTAAAAAATTTAACTTAAGGATTACTAGAGCCAGTTCTGCAGGAGAACCATTAAATCCAGAAGTTATAAGGTGGTTTAAGGAAAATTTAGGCTTCATGATCAAGGACCATTATGGTCAAACCGAATCTGGAATGATAGTTTATAACGGCTGGGGTTACGAAGCTGACGTTAAACCAGGCAGTATGGGATTACCTGCACCCGGATATCAAGTCACTGTAATTGACGGAGTAATAGCAGTTAACAAGAATTGTGAGGGATTCTATTTCTTAGGTTATATAAATGATGAAGAAAGAACTAAGAAGGTATTTAAAGGAGATTGGTATTTAACCGGTGATGTTGCAGAAATAGATAAGGATGGGTACTTTTGGTTCATAGGGAGAGAGGATGAGGTAATAAAGGTGTCAGGGTATAGGGTAAGTCCATTTGAAATAGAAAGTGTCCTAATACAACATCCTGCAATTATGGAAGCAGCGGTAATAGGAGTAGATGACCCAGTTAAGGGAAAGATAATTAAAGCTTATGTAGTTTTAAAGCCAAATTATAAGCCCTCAGATGACCTAGCAAATGAGATAATTAATTTCGTAAGGGAAAAGTACTCAAGACATGCATATCCAAGGGAAGTGAAATTCGTCACCTCACTTCCTAAGACTGAGAGCGGTAAAATACAGAAATATAAGCTGAAAGAATTAGGATGA
- a CDS encoding lipoate--protein ligase family protein, whose protein sequence is MNIRLLYFEGADPQIFNLASILSYAYSISELKEIPPTLIVMEGFSRPFSYLGYYQDVDREVKLDNVTKYNVELVRRWKLGMGNIFMDKITGGWAIIFPQKVFKNSAEAYDILVGKVFLDVVKSLGVTNAEYVSPNDIRVKGKKLCGTGVSILNDKREVVFFNGFTNLWKPDPELPFKILNIPPEKFADKAIKKPEEYFAAIEIDGNSTPKLGDFREALVKAVSKEFNAKIETGELSDEEEKVWRKYLNILKSEGFIFRRSTGKFITKNRGYEYRFAQKKYRKLVQASLALDNNRIKDVMITGDFGLVPPDLDEDIVKELIGLTCDDFEMAKNRVLKLMKNGYEIIGASPEEFITPVFIACRGY, encoded by the coding sequence ATGAATATAAGGTTGTTGTACTTCGAGGGAGCGGATCCCCAAATTTTTAACCTAGCCTCAATACTCTCATATGCATATTCAATTAGTGAATTGAAAGAAATACCTCCTACACTGATAGTAATGGAAGGATTTAGTAGACCTTTCTCTTATTTAGGTTACTATCAAGATGTGGACAGAGAAGTTAAGCTAGATAATGTTACGAAATATAATGTGGAATTAGTTAGAAGATGGAAACTAGGAATGGGTAATATCTTCATGGATAAGATTACCGGTGGATGGGCTATAATTTTTCCACAAAAGGTCTTCAAGAATTCCGCAGAAGCTTACGATATTCTAGTGGGTAAGGTATTCCTTGATGTGGTAAAAAGTCTTGGAGTTACAAACGCTGAGTACGTTAGTCCTAACGATATAAGGGTAAAAGGGAAGAAGTTATGTGGAACTGGGGTTAGTATATTAAACGATAAAAGAGAAGTAGTATTTTTTAACGGCTTCACGAACTTATGGAAACCCGACCCAGAATTACCCTTCAAGATCCTTAACATCCCTCCAGAGAAATTCGCAGACAAAGCAATTAAAAAACCAGAAGAGTACTTCGCGGCAATAGAAATAGACGGAAACTCAACCCCAAAACTAGGAGACTTTAGAGAAGCCTTAGTGAAGGCCGTAAGTAAAGAATTTAATGCAAAGATAGAAACGGGAGAATTATCCGATGAAGAGGAGAAAGTTTGGAGGAAATATTTAAATATATTAAAATCAGAGGGTTTCATCTTCAGAAGATCTACTGGAAAATTCATTACTAAAAACAGAGGATATGAGTATAGGTTTGCCCAGAAGAAGTACAGAAAGCTTGTCCAAGCTTCATTAGCGTTAGATAACAATAGAATTAAAGATGTGATGATTACGGGTGACTTTGGGTTAGTCCCTCCAGATTTAGATGAGGACATAGTTAAGGAACTGATAGGGTTAACATGTGATGATTTTGAAATGGCTAAAAATAGAGTTTTAAAGCTGATGAAAAACGGATACGAAATTATAGGTGCTTCCCCAGAAGAATTCATTACTCCAGTATTTATTGCATGTAGAGGATATTAA
- a CDS encoding PaaX family transcriptional regulator — protein MKLKTLIFTILGDYNLSKKNGAIRARSLVKLVEPFGFTNSAVRTTLHRLKREGLITSVDRGSYTFSQETLLKFETAIKRVKEWRFGHWDGKWRVVVYNFSEDNKALRNKIRRELKWLGFGALASSTWVSPNPLEDVVNEMIEKYWKDGGKVYLFIAYFPQDPQIIIKKCWNLSEIELKYKEFISKWVKLSDKIDKLSPSEAFVNKITILHEYRKFLHIDPGLPEELLPNNWIGYEAYRLFKNIYDSLTPLANKYFESVYEE, from the coding sequence ATGAAATTAAAGACGTTGATTTTTACGATTTTAGGAGATTATAATTTGAGTAAAAAGAACGGTGCAATAAGGGCTAGAAGTCTAGTAAAATTAGTTGAACCCTTTGGCTTTACTAATAGTGCAGTTAGGACTACGTTACATAGATTAAAACGTGAAGGACTAATAACTAGTGTAGATAGGGGTAGTTATACGTTTTCTCAAGAGACGCTGTTAAAGTTCGAGACTGCAATAAAGAGAGTTAAGGAATGGAGATTCGGACATTGGGACGGGAAATGGAGGGTAGTAGTGTATAATTTCAGCGAGGATAATAAGGCGTTAAGGAATAAAATAAGAAGAGAATTAAAGTGGTTAGGTTTTGGAGCCTTAGCCTCATCAACGTGGGTTTCCCCTAATCCTTTAGAAGATGTAGTAAATGAGATGATAGAGAAATATTGGAAAGATGGAGGAAAGGTCTACTTGTTCATAGCCTATTTTCCACAAGACCCGCAAATCATAATAAAGAAGTGCTGGAATTTAAGTGAAATAGAGTTAAAGTATAAGGAGTTTATAAGTAAGTGGGTAAAACTTTCAGATAAAATCGATAAGCTATCTCCCTCTGAAGCTTTCGTAAATAAGATAACAATACTTCACGAATATAGGAAATTCCTTCACATAGATCCTGGACTGCCAGAAGAACTCTTACCCAATAATTGGATAGGGTATGAAGCGTACAGACTATTTAAAAACATCTATGATTCTCTCACACCGTTAGCTAATAAATACTTTGAGAGCGTCTATGAAGAATAA
- a CDS encoding class I adenylate-forming enzyme family protein, producing the protein MSLATLLYEKGKTNPSKTFLIGEKTLTYNEAIEEISSIASNFSPGETVVHLMYNSIPSILAYLAAFWAGSKIIALDPLTSAEDLKFILEDAKPAAVITDDEIYNREKNILKDYKVITKLQKKEKIREPYEYKDNEAGLIYYYAGIAGKTMQVLHSPRRVIKNIEESYDTSQIKEIRSVLTVPLAHVLGNSVLGITIKSGGTMYVMKKFNVKELINAVQTYRINYLSTVPMIYDSLLSENADLSSLELCISSAAPLSPNTLKSFKEKYGKDILQAYGCTECLGVTYQPKEYAGILTIGKPLPSVEIKIVKDDGKEAKIGEVGELWVKSPWVMLGYKDQNETKKVFEGDWLKTGDLVTIDERGLLYFRGVKKRMLKYKGYPIFPRDLEDILRTHEMVIDAKVLGEDEGNLGQKPVAYVIVKERRSGLEEELLNFVNSKVAFYKKLKKVYIVDKLP; encoded by the coding sequence GTGAGCTTAGCTACCTTATTATATGAAAAAGGTAAGACTAATCCATCTAAAACGTTCTTAATAGGAGAAAAAACGTTAACATATAATGAAGCAATAGAGGAGATATCCAGCATAGCCTCAAACTTCTCACCTGGGGAAACTGTAGTACACTTAATGTATAATTCAATTCCCTCAATTCTCGCTTATTTAGCCGCATTCTGGGCAGGGTCGAAAATAATCGCATTAGACCCATTAACCTCAGCAGAAGATCTTAAATTCATCTTAGAAGATGCAAAACCTGCAGCGGTAATTACAGATGACGAAATTTACAATAGAGAAAAAAACATTTTAAAGGACTATAAGGTAATTACGAAATTGCAAAAGAAAGAGAAGATAAGGGAACCTTACGAATATAAGGATAATGAGGCTGGGCTAATCTATTATTATGCTGGAATAGCAGGAAAGACAATGCAGGTATTACACAGTCCTAGAAGAGTAATAAAGAACATTGAGGAGAGTTACGACACATCACAAATAAAAGAGATAAGATCAGTATTAACAGTTCCCTTAGCTCATGTCTTAGGTAATAGCGTGCTTGGAATAACCATAAAATCTGGTGGAACAATGTATGTAATGAAGAAGTTTAACGTCAAGGAATTAATTAACGCCGTACAGACGTATAGGATAAACTATCTATCCACAGTTCCAATGATTTATGATTCTTTACTCTCAGAAAACGCTGATTTAAGTAGCTTAGAGCTTTGCATAAGCTCTGCTGCACCACTATCTCCTAATACCTTAAAGTCCTTTAAGGAAAAATATGGAAAGGATATATTACAAGCTTACGGCTGCACGGAATGTCTAGGAGTAACTTATCAACCAAAGGAATATGCTGGAATATTGACCATAGGGAAACCCTTACCCAGTGTAGAAATAAAAATCGTTAAGGATGATGGAAAGGAAGCCAAAATAGGAGAAGTCGGAGAGTTATGGGTCAAATCCCCTTGGGTCATGTTAGGATATAAGGATCAAAATGAGACTAAAAAAGTATTTGAAGGAGACTGGCTTAAGACGGGTGATTTAGTTACCATAGATGAGAGAGGCCTACTTTACTTCAGAGGGGTTAAGAAGAGGATGTTAAAGTATAAGGGATATCCCATATTCCCCAGAGACCTTGAAGATATATTAAGAACACATGAAATGGTTATAGACGCTAAAGTGCTAGGAGAGGATGAGGGTAATTTGGGGCAGAAACCAGTAGCTTATGTAATAGTTAAGGAAAGGAGAAGTGGATTAGAAGAAGAACTATTAAATTTCGTTAATTCTAAAGTAGCATTTTATAAGAAACTTAAAAAAGTATATATTGTAGATAAATTACCGTAA
- a CDS encoding PaaI family thioesterase: MSVTQQDLITYIESHPMSKLLELKVEEITEDRVVVKFPFKELISIPGDMVHGGISMYVLDTVCWSVARLVSDTQVLTLELKFSFLEPLKGKEFRVIGKILKKGKRTIFAEGEIYNDKGKLCVKALGTFMKVN, translated from the coding sequence ATGAGCGTAACACAGCAAGATCTCATAACTTACATAGAATCTCATCCTATGTCTAAACTCTTAGAACTAAAAGTTGAAGAGATAACAGAGGACCGCGTAGTAGTTAAGTTTCCATTTAAAGAATTGATAAGTATTCCTGGAGATATGGTCCACGGAGGAATTTCTATGTATGTTTTAGATACAGTTTGTTGGTCAGTTGCGAGACTAGTTTCAGATACTCAAGTTTTAACGTTGGAGTTAAAGTTCTCCTTCCTAGAACCTTTAAAGGGAAAAGAATTTAGAGTAATAGGAAAGATTTTAAAGAAAGGTAAGAGGACTATATTTGCAGAAGGCGAAATTTATAATGATAAAGGGAAGCTCTGCGTTAAGGCTTTAGGAACTTTTATGAAAGTAAATTAA
- a CDS encoding alpha/beta hydrolase — protein sequence MRNDGEYNFKRLNVEFHSEGVKLKGWLYLPEGSEKFPAIIMAHGFSAVKEMYLDSFAEVFAKAGFVVLVYDNRNFGESEGEPRQEIDPWQQVKDYRYAISYVRLRSEVDPERIGIWGTSYSGGHVIVVGSLDSRVKAIVAQVPLVSGSENLRRLVRSDMIPQLRAMFAEDYERRMKGEKPLTIPVVCKSPPEMCALPTADAYEWFTETGKKRAPNWKNEVTLRSVEYLSMYEPINFIRSVSPKPIMLIVAQNDVLTPTDLALEAYERALPPKELEILPGGHFDAYVKEFERSSKIARDFFLQHLGKK from the coding sequence ATGAGAAATGATGGAGAATATAACTTCAAGAGATTAAACGTAGAATTCCATTCTGAAGGAGTTAAATTAAAGGGTTGGCTTTATCTTCCTGAAGGATCTGAAAAATTCCCAGCAATAATCATGGCTCATGGTTTCTCTGCAGTTAAAGAAATGTACCTTGATAGTTTTGCTGAAGTTTTCGCTAAAGCAGGTTTCGTAGTCCTAGTTTACGATAATAGGAATTTTGGGGAAAGTGAAGGTGAGCCTAGACAAGAAATAGATCCTTGGCAACAAGTTAAGGATTATAGATATGCCATATCTTATGTTAGATTAAGATCTGAAGTAGATCCAGAAAGGATAGGAATATGGGGAACAAGTTATAGTGGAGGGCATGTAATAGTAGTAGGCTCTTTAGATAGTAGAGTTAAGGCTATAGTTGCACAAGTTCCTTTAGTTAGCGGTTCTGAAAATTTAAGGAGACTTGTTAGATCAGACATGATACCCCAATTAAGGGCTATGTTTGCAGAGGATTATGAGAGGAGAATGAAGGGCGAGAAACCATTAACTATTCCAGTTGTTTGTAAAAGTCCTCCTGAAATGTGTGCTTTACCTACTGCAGATGCGTATGAATGGTTTACTGAAACGGGTAAGAAAAGAGCTCCAAATTGGAAAAATGAGGTAACCTTAAGGAGTGTAGAATATTTATCCATGTACGAGCCGATAAACTTTATTAGAAGTGTTAGTCCAAAACCCATAATGTTAATAGTAGCTCAAAATGACGTTTTGACACCTACTGATTTAGCTTTAGAAGCTTATGAGAGAGCTTTACCACCTAAGGAGCTAGAAATACTTCCTGGAGGGCATTTCGATGCGTATGTTAAAGAATTTGAAAGATCTAGTAAAATAGCAAGGGATTTCTTCCTACAACATCTTGGTAAAAAATAA
- a CDS encoding sulfurtransferase TusA family protein has product MSSLKIYKELDLTSSSCAGPIGELSSVVDELREDEAVKVILGDEATKKDITLWVKKRGLKLIQESQEGNKYILLIGK; this is encoded by the coding sequence ATGAGTTCTCTTAAGATCTATAAGGAGTTAGATTTAACAAGCTCATCTTGTGCAGGCCCTATAGGTGAGCTATCTAGCGTTGTAGACGAGCTGAGGGAGGATGAGGCTGTTAAGGTGATTTTGGGTGACGAGGCTACTAAGAAGGATATAACATTATGGGTTAAGAAGAGGGGTTTGAAGCTAATACAAGAGTCGCAAGAGGGAAACAAATACATACTATTAATAGGAAAGTGA
- a CDS encoding VWA domain-containing protein: MGRNVGVDETIDALRALELIRDKDLATIRAILKATLIKDFTLLESNKRGEEEKNSVIGRITHNNYLATEYYIYSPIESKAKLPNFIITNSDLIKWSKIAKYVKEITLNYEGHRFKPKDKGEIDMRRTIRSEIKYSMESPYLIKSIRKINKSNLILLCDVSGSMKDYFKEVILLSFFIKRNIPKSEIFHFSTDLRRVTNLFQVTSIYKVNIRKLTLAVSYGSGTKIGEALYMLRRNFGDLIHSNNSILIFSDGWDLGDLELLDREMRIIKRRCKKIVWINPLLDELHPPETSGMKIALKYVDLLLSLNIKKSLSY; the protein is encoded by the coding sequence ATGGGAAGGAATGTAGGAGTTGATGAGACGATAGATGCCTTAAGGGCTTTAGAGTTAATAAGAGATAAGGATTTAGCTACAATAAGGGCAATACTTAAGGCAACACTTATAAAAGATTTTACTTTATTAGAGAGTAATAAAAGAGGGGAAGAAGAAAAGAATTCCGTAATAGGTAGAATAACACACAATAATTATCTAGCTACAGAATATTACATTTACAGCCCCATCGAATCTAAGGCAAAATTACCCAATTTTATAATAACAAATAGCGATCTGATTAAATGGTCAAAGATTGCAAAATATGTAAAAGAAATTACTTTAAACTATGAGGGACATAGATTTAAGCCTAAAGATAAGGGAGAAATAGATATGAGAAGAACTATAAGGAGCGAGATTAAATACTCGATGGAATCTCCTTATCTCATTAAGTCCATAAGAAAGATAAACAAATCAAACTTGATTTTACTATGTGACGTTTCTGGTTCCATGAAGGACTACTTTAAGGAAGTTATACTGTTATCATTTTTTATAAAGAGAAATATACCTAAATCAGAAATATTCCACTTCAGTACTGATTTAAGGAGAGTTACTAATTTATTTCAAGTTACAAGTATATATAAGGTAAACATTAGAAAATTAACTTTAGCAGTCTCCTATGGTAGTGGGACTAAAATAGGTGAAGCTTTATATATGCTTAGAAGGAATTTCGGGGACTTAATTCATAGTAATAATAGCATTCTGATATTCAGCGATGGATGGGATTTAGGTGATTTAGAATTATTAGATAGAGAGATGAGAATTATTAAAAGAAGATGTAAAAAAATTGTATGGATAAACCCACTATTAGATGAACTTCACCCACCAGAAACATCGGGAATGAAAATAGCCTTAAAATACGTTGACTTACTATTATCTCTAAATATTAAAAAATCACTTTCCTATTAA
- a CDS encoding AAA family ATPase, with translation MLNSVDELIKLLEEQDYIIERDAAIAVFLALKLEKPLLIEGPPGCGKTELAKVIAKALGLELIRLQCYEGLDYSHALYEWNYPKQLLEIKLLQQKEDETEIKKRIYTEEFLIERPLLKAIRSENRVVLLIDEIDRADPEFEGFLLEFLGEFQVTIPELGTIRAKHKPYVFITSNKTRDLSDALKRRCLYLYLSYPTEEKELEIVKRKVKGIDEERARKAIKIINEIRRDEEIIHKPGIAETIDFVSSMSFLKSEDEIKALIVTLLKDEEDVKRFREVIKSGGKNSNSKNS, from the coding sequence ATGTTAAACAGTGTTGATGAATTAATTAAATTATTAGAGGAACAAGACTATATAATTGAAAGAGATGCAGCAATTGCAGTATTTTTGGCGTTAAAATTGGAAAAACCTCTACTAATTGAAGGGCCTCCAGGATGCGGAAAAACGGAATTAGCTAAGGTTATTGCAAAGGCTTTAGGTCTTGAATTAATAAGGCTACAGTGTTATGAAGGGTTAGACTACTCACACGCACTTTATGAATGGAATTACCCTAAGCAACTGTTGGAGATAAAACTATTACAACAAAAGGAGGACGAGACAGAAATAAAGAAAAGGATATATACTGAGGAATTTCTTATAGAAAGACCTTTATTAAAGGCCATAAGGTCTGAAAATAGGGTAGTTTTACTAATAGATGAAATAGACAGAGCAGATCCAGAGTTTGAGGGTTTTCTCCTTGAGTTTTTAGGAGAATTTCAAGTTACAATCCCAGAGTTAGGTACAATTAGGGCTAAACACAAGCCTTATGTTTTCATAACTTCCAATAAAACTAGGGATCTTTCTGACGCTTTAAAAAGGCGTTGTCTCTACTTGTACTTATCTTACCCAACTGAGGAGAAGGAATTAGAAATCGTTAAGAGAAAAGTTAAGGGAATTGACGAAGAAAGAGCAAGAAAAGCCATAAAGATAATAAACGAGATAAGAAGAGATGAAGAGATAATACACAAGCCCGGTATAGCTGAGACAATAGATTTCGTTTCCTCAATGAGTTTTCTGAAATCTGAGGATGAAATAAAGGCATTAATAGTTACCTTACTTAAGGATGAGGAAGATGTAAAACGTTTCAGAGAGGTGATAAAAAGCGGAGGAAAGAATAGCAATAGTAAAAATAGCTAA